One Amaranthus tricolor cultivar Red isolate AtriRed21 chromosome 1, ASM2621246v1, whole genome shotgun sequence DNA window includes the following coding sequences:
- the LOC130826168 gene encoding uncharacterized protein LOC130826168, giving the protein MADVQIQEEEFINPDIEVFISFFENLNIDCEYDIYNEYTSENYGNIDVSLSLEEPISHGQTLTQEETLRQQPVGSKRELPVQTRKLIVQQLTSLSTESDRRLPRGTIKTIAMQHNTSRWTISRLWESAKTSMQNGILIDVNSRKRGRVGRKPKVFDMNLLNAVPIEKRTTIRAMASALGIGHSQVYRMMKSGIIRAHTNSIKPKLSHDHKMRRVNFILSQIIPLTVDNIPKFSLMYNVVHIDEKWFYMSRATQRYYLFPWEEEEPYRCVQNKNFIGKVMFIAAIARPHINATGEVLWDGKIGIFPFTETHYAVRRSENRPAGTATLRGITRVTRNILRDKLITEVLPAIRSKWPANGVKDIWIQQDNAKPHILINDHAFNEEAKKDGFNIRLVCQPASSPDMNILDLGLFSALQSIQFNSFPKDLNDLIKAVNDAYDTFEPKLLNHTWIQYQLCMIEVLKAKGGNNYKNPHIGKQRLDRLGMLPKQLEIPQELIDAARQFLSHGIINLNDLPQDD; this is encoded by the coding sequence atgGCTGATGTTCAAATTCAAGAAGAGGAATTTATTAATCCTGATATTGAGgtatttatttctttctttgaaAACCTTAATATAGATTGTGAATATGACATTTATAATGAGTACACAAGTGAGAATTATGGAAACATCGATGTCAGTTTGAGTTTGGAGGAACCCATAAGCCATGGTCAAACATTAACACAGGAAGAAACATTAAGACAGCAACCAGTAGGTAGTAAGAGGGAACTACCAGTTCAGACCAGAAAGTTAATTGTACAACAGTTAACTAGTTTGTCTACAGAATCAGATAGACGTTTGCCACGCGGTACAATTAAAACAATTGCAATGCAACATAACACATCTAGATGGACAATATCAAGGCTGTGGGAATCAGCCAAAACATCAATGCAAAATGGCATTTTAATTGATGTTAATAGTAGAAAAAGGGGAAGAGTTGGTAGGAAACCAAAAGTTTTTGACATGAATTTGCTGAATGCTGTTCCGATTGAAAAGAGGACCACAATTAGAGCAATGGCCTCTGCATTAGGCATTGGTCATTCACAAGTTTATAGAATGATGAAATCCGGTATTATTAGAGCACATACGAATTCTATTAAACCAAAACTTTCTCATGACCACAAAATGAGAAGAGTCAACTTCattttatcccaaataataccaCTCACTGTTGACAACATACCAAAATTCTCACTTATGTATAATGTTGtgcacatagatgaaaaatggTTCTACATGAGTAGGGCAACACAAAGGTATTACTTATTTCCTTGGGAAGAGGAGGAACCATATAGATgtgtgcaaaataaaaatttcataggcaaagtgatgtttatagcaGCTATTGCAAGACCTCACATTAATGCTACAGGTGAAGTGTTGTGGGATGGGAAAATAGGAATTTTTCCGTTTACAGAAACTCATTATGCAGTGAGGAGGTCAGAAAACAGACCAGCGGGTACAGCAACATTACGAGGAATAACAAGAGTTACACGCAACATTCTACGAGACAAACTAATCACTGAAGTGCTACCAGCTATAAGATCAAAATGGCCAGCAAATGGGGTGAAAGATATATGGATTCAACAAGATAACGCCAAGccacatattttaataaatgatcATGCATTCAATGAAGAAGCAAAGAAAGACGGATTTAACATAAGACTTGTTTGTCAACCAGCCTCTAGTCCAGATATGAACATCTTGGACTTGGGATTGTTTAGTGCTTTGcaatcaattcaattcaattcatTCCCCAAAGACCTCAATGATCTGATAAAGGCAGTCAATGATGCATATGACACTTTTGAACCAAAGCTTTTAAACCACACTTGGATACAGTATCAACTGTGCATGATAGAGGTACTAAAAGCTAAAGGCGGTAATAACTATAAGAATCCACACATTGGAAAACAAAGACTGGACAGGCTGGGTATGCTGCCCAAGCAATTAGAAATTCCACAAGAACTAATTGATGCCGCACGACAATTTTTATCTCATGGTATAATTAATCTCAATGATCTTCCGCaagatgattga